Proteins co-encoded in one Theileria equi strain WA chromosome 3, complete sequence genomic window:
- a CDS encoding signal peptide-containing protein (encoded by transcript BEWA_003900A) yields MIVFTLKLPILLAILASFKGAIAPPTTERNRNNKDKILIDLNISGSRTARIEVIPSMKFPCGTNYTVRRNARHTHIIGNVRDNDELIISGDPTAMSRYVLNVRGERGFRYVKVITRYRVACSYTTHIKEFWRESINDMYKDVQREPMTLNILEQTGDEYISARLIALENPQEEEDAESLSSPLHVPAVYDIRPQYRLHYFIGMVKYGEYTVDNQIQGLVERRVIWEGRLGDPKITVISLYKDGDETEAVYKFGFTEDQFKLLDYKRKFIELYE; encoded by the coding sequence ATGATCGTGTTTACCCTTAAGTTACCCATTTTACTCGCAATTCTTGCGTCATTCAAGGGTGCCATTGCGCCACCTACAACGGAGAGGAATAGAAAtaacaaggataaaatCCTGATAGATCTCAACATATCCGGGTCAAGGACAGCCAGAATTGAAGTTATTCCGTCCATGAAATTTCCCTGCGGTACCAACTACACCGTTAGAAGAAATGCCAGACACACCCACATAATCGGCAATGTGAGGGACAATGACGAGCTCATAATATCGGGAGACCCTACTGCCATGAGTCGCTACGTCCTAAATGTGCGCGGGGAACGTGGCTTCAGATACGTCAAGGTAATTACGAGGTATAGAGTAGCCTGTAGCTACACCACCCACATTAAGGAGTTTTGGCGAGAATCCATAAACGACATGTACAAGGACGTCCAAAGGGAACCAATGACATTGAACATTCTTGAACAAACTGGCGATGAATACATCAGTGCGAGACTGATCGCTTTAGAAAATCCccaagaggaagaagatgctGAAAGTCTCTCAAGTCCGCTACACGTTCCTGCGGTGTACGATATCAGGCCTCAATACAGGCTACACTATTTTATTGGTATGGTAAAGTACGGTGAATATACTGTGGATAACCAAATCCAGGGATTAGTCGAGAGACGGGTCATCTGGGAAGGGAGGCTTGGCGATCCCAAAATAACAGTCATCTCACTCTACAAGGACGGAGATGAAACGGAAGCAGTGTACAAGTTTGGATTTACCGAAGACCAGTTTAAACTCTTGGACTACAAGAGGAAGTTTATAGAGCTGTACGAATGA